One window of Hyphomicrobiales bacterium genomic DNA carries:
- a CDS encoding LptF/LptG family permease: protein MTLSFYLSRFIGIRILMAWFALAILGISLDLFQAANDIIPLGGAPRLLEYVIFRTPQILITLFPVATLIGATVAFLSLGNNLEVIILRAAGCGIFVILLRLIPLGILLGLLYSQAGDRVNSWTAEKLALSFPEIRNQAPVGSWMWARDGSNIIRARVGNEDGTLLHELTVYETNSKGHISARLTAEQATYDDDQWTLSKGKKIQPDAKEAEEPQIWSTLLSPDSVREIASKSVDVSAADAREALLGNAVTTRSTAYYATRIARSYSAIALPFAILMFAALAGLGGTRNDSGLRLASYSLILGFCYIVVDGMFGSLGETGIMPPSIAAVTPTLIFIIVGVWGLVVLDE, encoded by the coding sequence GTGACACTCAGTTTTTATCTATCACGCTTTATTGGCATCCGTATCTTGATGGCTTGGTTTGCTCTCGCCATTCTTGGCATTAGCCTTGACCTGTTCCAAGCTGCAAACGACATTATTCCGCTTGGCGGTGCGCCCCGACTTTTGGAATACGTCATCTTTAGAACGCCTCAAATCTTAATAACGCTGTTTCCAGTCGCAACGTTGATCGGAGCGACGGTTGCTTTTTTAAGCCTTGGAAACAATCTGGAAGTGATCATATTACGCGCGGCTGGATGCGGCATATTCGTTATTCTGCTTCGGCTCATTCCGCTCGGTATCTTGCTTGGCCTTTTATATAGTCAGGCTGGTGATCGTGTGAACAGTTGGACGGCGGAGAAACTTGCTCTCTCTTTTCCCGAAATTAGAAATCAAGCGCCCGTTGGCTCATGGATGTGGGCACGCGATGGCAGCAACATCATTCGCGCACGTGTTGGAAACGAGGACGGCACGCTCCTTCATGAGCTGACTGTTTATGAAACCAATTCAAAAGGACATATCAGTGCACGCTTGACCGCTGAGCAGGCAACTTATGACGATGATCAATGGACCCTTTCTAAGGGGAAAAAAATTCAACCAGATGCAAAAGAGGCGGAAGAACCCCAAATATGGTCAACGCTTCTTTCACCTGACAGCGTTCGAGAGATTGCCAGTAAATCGGTCGATGTGAGCGCAGCTGATGCTCGTGAGGCTTTGTTGGGCAATGCCGTGACCACCCGCTCAACCGCCTATTATGCAACCCGCATTGCGCGCAGTTATTCTGCGATTGCTTTACCCTTTGCCATCCTTATGTTTGCCGCGTTAGCAGGTTTAGGCGGCACACGTAATGACAGTGGATTACGGCTTGCATCCTATTCCCTTATTCTTGGTTTCTGTTACATCGTCGTTGATGGCATGTTTGGCTCGTTAGGCGAAACCGGAATAATGCCCCCCTCTATTGCCGCTGTTACCCCAACGCTTATCTTCATCATTGTCGGAGTATGGGGTTTGGTTGTCCTTGATGAGTGA